Proteins from one Neodiprion fabricii isolate iyNeoFabr1 chromosome 5, iyNeoFabr1.1, whole genome shotgun sequence genomic window:
- the LOC124183766 gene encoding prisilkin-39-like produces the protein MTFKLVVFAALAVATHAGFINSGHPVGPTIGTSYVSNPGLLRAGSSYSSPYGYGTSGYPLSTGRSYSSGVPTGHVVVRPASYGSPYGYGGRNTPGAVSYPSVSGFAPRSLSYPTPTFASPVLRNGYSGFSGFNGGYGAGYQAPLNYQHQPLAYQTSPIGHHPAHGSFSELGTGYGY, from the exons ATGACGTTCAAA CTCGTGGTATTCGCCGCTTTGGCAGTGGCCACTCATGCCGGTTTCATAAACAGTGGTCACCCCGTGGGACCGACGATTGGGACCTCATACGTTTCAAATCCAGGACTCCTGAGGGCCGGTTCCTCATACTCGTCTCCCTACGGCTACGGGACGTCCGGTTATCCATTGTCAACTGGTCGTTCCTACTCTTCCGGAGTTCCAACGGGACACGTGGTCGTCAGACCCGCAAGTTACGGCTCTCCCTACGGCTATGGAGGAAGGAACACACCAGGGGCCGTTTCCTACCCTTCGGTTTCCGGTTTCGCCCCGAGGAGCCTGTCGTACCCAACGCCGACATTCGCATCCCCGGTACTGAGGAATGGATACTCCGGGTTCTCCGGATTCAACGGCGGCTATGGCGCCGGGTATCAGGCACCCCTGAACTACCAGCATCAGCCCCTGGCCTACCAGACCTCGCCAATTGGCCACCACCCAGCACACGGGTCTTTCAGCGAACTGGGTACCGGATATGGATACTGA
- the LOC124183762 gene encoding cuticle protein 16.5-like isoform X1, producing MAFKLIALSALLAVAHAGGPAAYDIATATGDHGSVGYTQESTHKGYAGQNVVSSFSKSVDSPHSSVRVSNSRVTNDALYSHAVAPALSYAAHAAPVVSYSAHAAPAVSYSAHAAPAVSYSAHAAPALAYAAHAAPAVSYSAHAAPAVAYSAHAAPAYGYAHSAPAYGYAHAAPAYSSAPSVSYSSISTPVVAKTAYAAPAPVYSYSHAAPVVAKAAYAAPAYSYAPAAPVVAKAAYGVAPAYGYSGAAPVVHATFQGLGAHYAW from the exons ATGGCATTCAAG CTTATCGCCCTCTCCGCCCTCCTCGCCGTCGCTCACGCCGGTGGTCCAGCGGCTTACGACATCGCCACCGCAACCGGTGACCACGGCAGCGTGGGATACACCCAAGAGTCGACCCACAAGGGCTACGCCGGACAGAACGTCGTCTCATCCTTCAGCAAGTCAGTCGACTCTCCCCACTCCAGCGTCCGCGTGAGCAACAGCCGTGTCACCAACGACGCCCTCTACAGCCACGCCGTCGCTCCAGCTCTCTCCTACGCCGCTCACGCCGCTCCGGTCGTCTCCTACTCCGCTCACGCCGCTCCGGCCGTCTCCTACTCGGCTCACGCCGCTCCGGCCGTCTCCTACTCCGCTCACGCCGCTCCGGCTCTCGCCTACGCCGCTCACGCCGCTCCGGCCGTCTCTTACTCGGCTCACGCCGCTCCGGCCGTGGCTTACTCGGCTCACGCAGCCCCGGCTTACGGCTACGCTCACTCCGCGCCAGCTTACGGCTACGCTCACGCCGCGCCCGCTTACTCGTCCGCTCCGTCGGTATCTTACAGCTCGATCTCTACCCCGGTAGTGGCTAAGACCGCTTACGCCGCCCCGGCCCCGGTCTACTCTTACTCTCACGCTGCCCCCGTCGTCGCCAAGGCCGCCTACGCCGCCCCCGCTTACAGCTACGCTCCCGCAGCCCCCGTCGTTGCTAAGGCCGCTTACGGAGTTGCCCCGGCTTACGGATACTCCGGTGCCGCCCCCGTCGTCCACGCCACCTTCCAGGGTCTTGGTGCTCACTACGCTTGGTAG
- the LOC124183762 gene encoding cuticle protein 16.5-like isoform X2 — protein MAFKLIALSALLAVAHAGGPAAYDIATATGDHGSVGYTQESTHKGYAGQNVVSSFSKSVDSPHSSVRVSNSRVTNDALYSHAVAPALSYAAHAAPVVSYSAHAAPAVSYSAHAAPALAYAAHAAPAVSYSAHAAPAVAYSAHAAPAYGYAHSAPAYGYAHAAPAYSSAPSVSYSSISTPVVAKTAYAAPAPVYSYSHAAPVVAKAAYAAPAYSYAPAAPVVAKAAYGVAPAYGYSGAAPVVHATFQGLGAHYAW, from the exons ATGGCATTCAAG CTTATCGCCCTCTCCGCCCTCCTCGCCGTCGCTCACGCCGGTGGTCCAGCGGCTTACGACATCGCCACCGCAACCGGTGACCACGGCAGCGTGGGATACACCCAAGAGTCGACCCACAAGGGCTACGCCGGACAGAACGTCGTCTCATCCTTCAGCAAGTCAGTCGACTCTCCCCACTCCAGCGTCCGCGTGAGCAACAGCCGTGTCACCAACGACGCCCTCTACAGCCACGCCGTCGCTCCAGCTCTCTCCTACGCCGCTCACGCCGCTCCGGTCGTCTCCTACTCCGCTCACGCCGCTCCGGCC GTCTCCTACTCCGCTCACGCCGCTCCGGCTCTCGCCTACGCCGCTCACGCCGCTCCGGCCGTCTCTTACTCGGCTCACGCCGCTCCGGCCGTGGCTTACTCGGCTCACGCAGCCCCGGCTTACGGCTACGCTCACTCCGCGCCAGCTTACGGCTACGCTCACGCCGCGCCCGCTTACTCGTCCGCTCCGTCGGTATCTTACAGCTCGATCTCTACCCCGGTAGTGGCTAAGACCGCTTACGCCGCCCCGGCCCCGGTCTACTCTTACTCTCACGCTGCCCCCGTCGTCGCCAAGGCCGCCTACGCCGCCCCCGCTTACAGCTACGCTCCCGCAGCCCCCGTCGTTGCTAAGGCCGCTTACGGAGTTGCCCCGGCTTACGGATACTCCGGTGCCGCCCCCGTCGTCCACGCCACCTTCCAGGGTCTTGGTGCTCACTACGCTTGGTAG